A window of Ascochyta rabiei chromosome 6, complete sequence genomic DNA:
TCGTCAGGACAGCAAGCAGTGCTGAAAGATAGGAAACAGGGGTCCCAGGCCCTCAGCCTTGACATTGAGGTTCTTGTTGCACAAAGGCAAATACAGCTCCAGGCACTTCTGCTAGTAGCTGCGTCGTGAGGGCTCTGTCAAGTGGCAGTGCTAGCTTTGACGATGGCGTAGTGGCGGGTCTTGAGGGGCAAGAACAAAGTTGTGAGCAACACAGGCAAGACCTACTATGCACAGCGGGGCGCATCAgcgcaacagcaacagcaacagcaagtGCAACGGATCAATGCAGCGCGTGGAGTAAATTGACGATGAGAGTTCTCGGTCTGTTGCCTGGAGTGGTCGCGGAGATGAATACAACGACAGCGGTGAATGGCGTTGGTCTCGCTTAGTAGGCCGCCAAGCAATTTGCCCACGCCAACCACGATTTTCCCCTCGCAACCTCGTCTTGACTTCTCGAAAGCCGTCCAGCGTCCACGCCTCTCGCGCCAAACCATCAACTTAAGCCGTTGCCGACAACCTCCAAACCGAAAACTCTCCACAAACCGACAATATGGTGAGTGACGCCCTCCACGAGCCCGCAGACAGCGTTGTAGGAGTCTCTGCATGGCCTGCACACGACAGCCTCGGAGTTCGCCACAAAATCTTCTCATCGCAACCGTCTGCGGCCGCCCTGCGCGCGAGCAGCACCTCAATCGACCTCGCATGCTGACACCAGCCCAGGTTCTCGCTGTTGACCTTCTCAACCCTTCCCCGGCCGCGTACGCTTGCACCTCCCGCTGCACCCTCTCGACTGCCGGCTAACACGCATCCAGTGAGGCCCGCAAGCACAAGCTCAAGACTCTTGTGCCCGCCCCCCGCTCGTTCTTCATGGACGTCAAGTGCCCGGGATGcttcaccatcaccaccgtCTTCTCGCACGCCAACACAGTCGTCGTCTGCCAGGGCTGCTCGCAGGTCCTGTAAGTCAAGCGCTGCCGTACAAGGAACGAACAGGGGCTAACAGAGGACCAGGTGCCAGCCCACTGGTGGCAAGGCCCGCCTGACCGAGGGCTGCTCTTTCCGCAGGAAGTAAACGACTCGCCGGAACGATGACGGTGGGATTTGACGGGCTACGATGACGACTATCATGGAATAAGGGTGTAGATCTCATTGGTACCGATCGATCCGACTGCGGGATAGAAGAGGGATCTTTCGACTCGAGTCAATGCAAAAGTCAAAACGGGAGTTCCGGATATTCAGCGTTGATCACAGGGCGACCCTTTCTCCTTCGATCTATTCCCTTCTGTTTGGCATCTCTTTCACAGCTTTTATGTACATGCATGTGGAAGGGGAGATGGCATCTCTGAGCTCTGGATACGTTATCTGAGGGCGAGGACCGGTTTGCAATCGAGGATACCTCCGCAGCACGCGGTCCTTTGTAAATCGAAAGTCAATTTCGCACATCCGCTCCCTGCAGTGACTTGACCGTGTTGGACTGTTTTTCACCCCATCAATTCGTCGTCCATGTCTACGATGTCTGCCCCACACTCCAACACCACTCAGGGGTCCTGAGGCTCCAACTTCCCTTTCCGAAGCACCTTTGACGCCCCAATTGGGGCCATGGAAATAGCACGGGACGAAATTTAGGAGCCATGCCCGTTGAAGAAGGACTTCAACCTTGGCTGCGCTTCCACGAGCTCGAGACGACCTCGAGTGGAGCAGACCCCACGTTCATTGAAGGGTACAATTGTCCCGCATGATGAGTAGACACGGAGTTTCGCCGAACTCCGACAACCTCAGCTCGCGACTATAAACAAACAGTTTCCCCATACCAACCTCTGCAAGCCTGACCGTGACGCCTGAAATTCCCGTGGGCAAGGACTCGACTCGTGCCAGCCGTCCCCACAGCGTCGCACCGCCAATCAACCACTACATCGCCCGTCTTCCGCGGTATCGAAAAAAATCCCGATTTAGGCTCACCTTGCTAAATACCAGCAATATCCACCATGTCCGCCGCAGCCGAGAACCCCCATCCCATCCCACTGACTGAATCCGAGGTCTTGATCCGTGGCTTCCTGGCAGCCAACCCTGCGCTTGACGCCGAGCTGGGCTCTATTGAAATCATGACCGACCGCTACACGAACGAGGAGTGGGCCGCGCAGATTGCGGAAACGCAGAAGGCGGTGCTGAAAGAGGTGGAGAGTGGAGAGAGGGCGAAGAAGGTGTACGCGGGGCCGAGGATGCGCGACGGGGGCGAGGCGCTGAAGGAGCTGGCTAAGACGGTGGACCACACGGTCCTCAAGCTCGATGCAACGAGCACGCAGATTGACAGCTTGTGCAGTGAGGCCAGGACCGAGGACTTCAAGGTGTGTAGCCAGCATGGACTGATTTGGAATTCATCTGCGAGCGCACTTGAAGCAAGGAAACTGACATTCTCCAGTCCGTCTGCGTCCGCTTGAACTGGGTACGACGCTGCGTCGCCAACCTCAGAGGCTCGTCCGTCGTCGTAGCAGCCGTCGTCGGCTTCCACGAAGGCACCCAGGATACGTACTCCAAGCTGCGCGAAGCGCGAGCCTGCGTCGCCGCGGGAGCCTCTGAGCTCGACCTGGTGCTCAACCACTCCCTCCTAACCAAGCACAACAAGCCCGCGTCCCCCCAGCTCATCCGCAGCCACGACTCAGCCATCGACAGCATCACGGCCGCCAACACGGCCGCCAACGCCGCCTCCACCACAGGCAgtgacgacaacgacgacgacgacgacgagatcCCGGACTACAGCACCCTCTACCGCGAGCTGGCGAGCATCCGCTCCCTCTGCCCCTCGCCCGTGGTGATCAAGTTGATTCTCGAGACCTCGCAGCTCAGCCCCCAGCAGATCCTGGCCGCCTCGCACCTCGCAGCGGCCGCGAACCTGGACTTCATCAAGACGTCGACAGGCTTCAACGGGCCCGGCGCGTCGCTGCCCAACGTGCAGCTCATGGTCGGCGCGGCAGAGTACTTGCACAAGACGGGCGTGAGCAGGCGGCAGATGCAAGTCAAGGCGTCCGGCGGCGTCAGGAGTCTCGAGGACGCGGTCAAGATGCTGGAGGCTGGAGCCACGAGACTGGGCACTAGCAGTGGGCTGTGGATTATGCAGCAGGCGAGGGAGAAGGTCGAGCAGGGTAGGGAGGGGAAGGGTGCGAGTAGGCCGGCCGCGACGAGGCTGTATACTGATGATTCGGTGAGTGGAGGGTACTAGACGTGGAAGAGGTGGATGAAACAATTCGATGAGCTATTTTCCCACTCCTTCTGTCGTGTGGTCGGTATTAGATCGAGTCGCCTTACCCGGACCTCGTTTTCGGATTCAGAAGACCGCAGTTCTCAATTCAGTCTCTACGTCCGTGTTGCCACGAAAGGCTGGAACCCATGCTCAGCTCCGACCGTGTCTCTCCTCCACATCCCGCAAGTGACAACGTCAAGTTGGTGGCTCGCCTGATTTGAGCACGGAATGCTAGCTCCGGCAGGAGAACCACTGGCGCTTCAGCAGCGTCCGAGCTCGACGGAGCAAGGATGCAGAGTGACTGCTAGTCGGCCAAGACAGCTTCGTCGCGTTGTTGTTCAGACTTCACGAGGTACATAGAGGACACCGATAACGTGATGGCGAGTAGACGCGTGCCGAAAGCACTGCTGGGATGTTCGTCGCTACCTCAGCGGTGGATGTCTGCGCTGCCCCGGTTGTAGCCTTGTAGCTTTTCCCCAGAGCGACGTCCCGCTGGTGTGGTTAGTGCACAGCGACCCACAGCACCACTTTCCCCATGTCGCGTGCCGACCTCATCGTGTGACGGGTCGTCACCAACAGCATCAAAGTCTGTGCAAGTCGTGGTCATATGCAGATACGAGAGCTTGGCTGTGCGGATTCGAAGGAGCGCACCGGCTGTACTGTGTTTACCCTGAGGTTGGCTTCGCTTCGCCACGATAGGTGAGACTCTCAGAGACGCACCTCGTACCTGAATCCCTCCGTGTTCCTATAGCCGCAGTGGCGCTTCTCGGCGTGACCGAGGTACGAAGCAATGTCAGTGTTAAGAGCCGGGGTGGCTAAACTGCAATTTACCCCAGAATTGGATGTGCGCGCTTGAGCTCCCATAGCCGTCCATGCCGCAGGTGTCCAGACCTGGTGTCTTGCGGGATTGACGCCATGCAAGTTGGCGGCGCTGTCGACTCGGTTACTGATGTAATCACCCACGCAGAGAGAGGGGCCGATTGGAATCGTACGGACGAATACTCGCAGCACCGTCCATAAGAGGGTCGGCGAAGTACTTGTAGAAGCAGGCAGCGCATACCTAGCCCCGAGAGTATTGGACACGTGCGGAATGTGACTGCGGTAGCGAATGGCTGACAGACTTGAAATGAGTAGTAGCCGGTGGGTGGTAGGAAACCTGACATGTCGAGGCTCGAGCCTTCGTACGCAACGATCTAGCAGCCATGACCTGCATGGAGCGTGGCTCTGCCGCAACTGCACCTCGTTTCACACGCGCGGACAGAATGAGAACCTAGCCGGGAATTTTGCAACGTCGAGCAAGCCGTCATCTTACAGGCCGGCCTACGAGCGGTGTTGGATGCCTGATGGGCCGATGTAGAGGCTGGAAATCTCAACCACGAAAGATGTCCCCGCAGCGCATCGACCTCGTCCTGGTCCGACGTGCGCTTCAGTCGTCAGCATGTCGCAAGCCCATGGCATCCCCGTGCAGCCGCGGACGCCTTGGACGCAAAAGGGCGTGCTTCCCTGCGCATTTCGGAATGTCGCAATGCACGGAAGAGAGATCGGTAGCTGTGTCTGCTGGGGTCATTGGCAGCGAGGCTGTGTAGCGGTAACGCACGGATCCAGACGCGCGACAGAGTGATCCGGTCCATGCCAGACGTGGATTCACCCTGGGGATGCTCGTGAAGGATTGGCCAAGCAATCCCCCACAATCAGCTAACAAGAAGCACTTCGGAGCCAAGCACCGAGGCCCCGCACAGGAACCATTCACGATCGTGACACTCATTCACCGCGCCGTGTTATGGGGAGGAAGTTCGacgaccaccaccaccacgcaACCACACAACCACAAAACCACACAACCACTCAACCACTCAACGTCTATCGTGAACTGCCAGCTGCGAACGTGCATCAACGTGCATGATGGCGCGGCTGGCCCCGCCCTGAGCAGCGCTGCTCCTCGATCCGTTGGGAGCTGCAGACATGCTGGCGCGTTTACACATGGTGGCTGCGGCCTTGCTTCTCTTGCCAACGCTATCGGCCCTTGAGATCCATCATGCGACATTAGCCCAGTTCGCTCTCGACGGCCCACCCCAACTGCCCTGCGAGCCTGGAGATCGGCGTGTGGGTACGGCGTCCCCGTCCAGACGGGCAGCAATGCTCGACGCCCATCCTGATCGACGTCCCTCGACTCGCTCCGTGTCAAGGCGTCTTCGCAACGAGAGACGATTCGGCTGGCTGTAGTAGTATACCGGCTGACAGCGCGCCGAGGGCCCCCTGACCACGCCTCACCTTGAACCCTGTCCGGGGCAAGCTACCTAGCAGCCGTCAAGCAAGCCGCACCCGCATGCTCGCTAGTCTCGTTTCTTGCCCAAGTCAGCGGCAGACTGGAGATTCATCCCCTTATTATGGCAGACTTCTCCACTGAACTAGGTTCTCACCGCTCGTCTTAGCCatttcttcttctgcttttCTACTCCAATATCCTCTCAGCGCCAAAGGGTCCACCGCCACGGAAGACACGTCTGGAGCCACCCACTCCTTGTATACTGCTGCACGCCACATCGGTCCCGCGACGAAGAACCCCTTCGTACTGTCCTCCCGTTTGGCACGTACCAGTCTATCCGGCCGACTTGATACTGAACCTGTTGCTCCATCGCTTTGTTCTGCACAATGTCTTGAAGGCCGCGAGTCAGGACAACCTTCATCACTGATCTTCACAACGTTCCTTTCGAGATACCCAAACGCAGTCAACTCCCACCATGGCAGCCTTCGACACAGCACCCAGGCACGTGCTGGAGAAGCGGTACTTCGCCTACCCAGACAGCCTGGATCCGCTCACACCCGTCTACCGCACCGGTCTGATCCCCGTCACCATCTTCGCCATGATGTCCCTCATCGGCGTGACAGCCCTGCTCGTCTTCATCACGCACCGCCTGATCAGCTGGCGGAAACACTACCGGGAGTATGTGGGGTACAACCAATACGTGATCCTGATCTACAACCTGCTGCTCGCGGACCTGCAGCAGGCCATCGCCTTCGTCATGTCCTTCCACTGGCTGCGCATCAACAAGATCCTGGCCCCGACCGCGCCTTGCTTCCTGCAGGCGTGGTTCCTGCAGATTGGAGACGTCTCGAGCGGCTTCTTCGTCCTCGCCATTGCCGTCCACACTTGGCTGGGCGTGGTCAAGGGATACAAGATGCCGTACAGTTGGTTCATCGTCTCGATTCTAGCGCTGTGGGCCTTTGCTCTGATCTTGACGCTCCTGGGGCCCGTCATGCATCAGGACCGCTACTTCGCGCGCGCCGGTGGATGGGTGAGTAGCCTGCACCTCAAGCACGCTTCGCTGGCTGATGGTACATACAGTGCTGGGTCTCGGTTGAATACCAGGACGAACGACTGTGGCTGCACTACCTGTGGATCTTCATTGTCGAGTTCGGCACCATTGCCATCTACGGACACGTTTTTGTTCACCTGCGTGGCCGCATTCGAAGCATCATCAACAACGACACCACCAAGCTCATGCGCGCGACAAAGTTCATGGTCATGTACCCGGCCGTCTACGTGGTTCTCACTCTCCCTATCGCGGTCGGTCGTATGGTCGCCATGACCGGCACGCAGATGCCTGATGTATTCTTCTGCGTCGCCGGCTCGCTCCTCACCTCGTGCGGTTGGATCGACGCCCTGCTGTACGCCCTGACGCGCCGCATCCTCGTCACAAACGACATATCCACCGCGCAGTACAACCGCACGGTCGTAACCACCATCAACACGAACAACCCCGCCCGGCCCGGCGACGCTGAAGACTACGGCCTCGTGTCCATGGACAAGGAGACGGTGCCCGCGCGCTCCATCACCATCGTCGGCGGCAGCAACCGGCTGTCGCGCATGGTCGACCACCGCCGAGGACGCAGTCAAGCGCGGAAATCGCAGCTGGGCTCCCTGCGTGACGTCAGCCCCACAGGCAGCCAGGACTCGATCATCAAGACGACCTCGCTGACGGACGGGATCAAGGTCCAGGTCGAAACCAACATCCACGTCGAAACGGCGAGTGTAGACGGCGACACCATAACGCCGACAGGCGCAGAAAGCCATGGCCCCACGAGGCCGCATGCGCGGTGAAACGAGGCGGTGCGTAGGGCTGCGCCATTTGCCAGATCCCGAGTCCAGGGATCGCGGATTTGCGGAGGCGAAGGATGGTCCCGCGCGGGATCGCCGTTGCTCGGCGCATTGCAGTCCCCCAAGTCGGAAACCCCTTACTCAAGGGCTTGCTAGGTTGGAAGCGAAGCGACCTACTCACGACGAATGCATGTGGCATGTTTTCCTATTGTACAACAAGCGCGGAGTTGATTGGTGCTGAGGCGTTCCACTTTTCCTACGAAAATGTTTCTCATGCGGTGTGTGCTTACGGCTGGTGGGCGGATTTGTATAGTTGGATACCCCGAATCAAAAAGTGTTGCGAGTGCGACGATGTCCGTTGGTCGTGTCCTGTTCAAAAGACGTGTGACTGATACTGTGAGTGTGCCGTCGAGTATGCGTTGGAAGTGGATCGTGTTTTTGGTTCATGGTGCCTTTGTTGCGAACCTAGGCTGCATTCTGCACTCACAGAACTTGAAGCTTTGAGGCCTTGGCTATGCATGGATGGTGATTAATGTACGAGCAGGATAAGCGTTGGCCATCCCGTAGGGTGGGGCGCTGACAATGTCTCATGATAGAGCAGCAGCCAAGAACATGCCAGCCCTGATGGTGAATAGACTGGACGTCTACGGCAGCTCATCTCCCTTGCTTTCGACTGTGGTCTCGAAGCAGCTCGAGAGCATCGGTAGGTAGGATCTCGTCCTGATTAACGAGTCCAAAGGGGGAGTCAGGGTACGCATTGGCATGTCTTCTCTTAGGCCATGAATCTATTGTCTCTGAGGCGACTGGGAATTTTCGTAGTCTCATGCGTGGTTTCCGTGGTGGGAG
This region includes:
- a CDS encoding 40S ribosomal protein S27, which translates into the protein MVLAVDLLNPSPAAEARKHKLKTLVPAPRSFFMDVKCPGCFTITTVFSHANTVVVCQGCSQVLCQPTGGKARLTEGCSFRRK
- a CDS encoding Deoxyribose-phosphate aldolase, encoding MSAAAENPHPIPLTESEVLIRGFLAANPALDAELGSIEIMTDRYTNEEWAAQIAETQKAVLKEVESGERAKKVYAGPRMRDGGEALKELAKTVDHTVLKLDATSTQIDSLCSEARTEDFKSVCVRLNWVRRCVANLRGSSVVVAAVVGFHEGTQDTYSKLREARACVAAGASELDLVLNHSLLTKHNKPASPQLIRSHDSAIDSITAANTAANAASTTGSDDNDDDDDEIPDYSTLYRELASIRSLCPSPVVIKLILETSQLSPQQILAASHLAAAANLDFIKTSTGFNGPGASLPNVQLMVGAAEYLHKTGVSRRQMQVKASGGVRSLEDAVKMLEAGATRLGTSSGLWIMQQAREKVEQGREGKGASRPAATRLYTDDSVSGGY